One region of candidate division KSB1 bacterium genomic DNA includes:
- a CDS encoding four helix bundle protein: MEKMEPIFDLHERTFRFAVQITKYVRTFPRDVVGFEYGKQLIRCGCSPGSNYEEADESASPKDFIYKIRTCLKESKETRYWLKLSKAAFGETDLNTWLLNEITELIKIFNSRLAKAIKRNKSQEPEDDESAQ, from the coding sequence ATGGAAAAGATGGAGCCGATTTTCGATCTGCACGAGAGAACTTTTCGTTTTGCAGTGCAAATCACAAAATACGTGCGCACGTTTCCGCGTGATGTCGTGGGCTTTGAATATGGCAAGCAACTCATCCGCTGCGGCTGCTCGCCCGGCTCAAATTATGAAGAAGCCGATGAAAGCGCAAGCCCAAAAGATTTTATTTATAAAATCAGGACTTGCCTGAAAGAATCGAAAGAAACGCGTTACTGGCTGAAACTTTCCAAAGCTGCTTTCGGCGAAACAGATTTGAATACGTGGCTGCTGAATGAAATTACCGAGCTGATCAAGATTTTCAACTCGCGGCTTGCAAAAGCGATCAAACGCAACAAATCTCAAGAGCCCGAAGATGACGAATCTGCACAATAG
- a CDS encoding NupC/NupG family nucleoside CNT transporter, whose product MERLISVVGMMTLVCIAWLISYDRRRFPWRVVLWGTGLQLFFAMIILWTDAGKVAFQWTGDKVTAFLNFTQYGTRFLFDNIVKPEYESTFGFQFAFRILPTIIFFSSVMSILYHLGVMQKIVEMIAVVMAKTMGTSGAESLSCSANIFVGQTEAPLLIRPFIAQATRSELMAIMCGGFATVAGGVLAGYIAMGIPASHLLAASVMSAPAALMMGKIILPEKEESVTKGHVKVPPGKVAGDVIEAAAVGAADGVKLAVNVAGMLLAFIALIAVVNAGMGVIHEALLSWFGFAYFPQDLRTLFGWIFSPLAWLMGVPWKDCLEFGNLLGTKISINEFVAYVQLGDLIKSGGMSERAEIIATYALCGFANFSSIAIQIGGIGGMAPERRSDLAKLGLRAMFGGALASWMTATVAGMLIG is encoded by the coding sequence ATGGAACGACTCATCAGTGTAGTCGGCATGATGACCTTGGTGTGCATCGCCTGGTTAATATCATACGACCGTCGCCGCTTTCCCTGGCGTGTAGTATTGTGGGGCACGGGTTTGCAGCTTTTTTTTGCAATGATCATACTCTGGACGGACGCCGGAAAAGTCGCGTTTCAATGGACCGGCGATAAAGTCACCGCCTTCCTCAATTTCACCCAGTATGGCACGCGGTTTCTCTTCGACAACATCGTCAAGCCTGAATACGAAAGCACTTTCGGCTTTCAATTTGCCTTCAGAATTCTTCCCACCATCATTTTTTTCTCCTCCGTGATGTCGATTCTTTATCACCTCGGCGTCATGCAAAAAATTGTTGAAATGATCGCCGTCGTGATGGCAAAAACCATGGGCACCAGCGGCGCGGAATCACTGTCGTGCTCGGCCAATATTTTTGTCGGTCAGACCGAAGCGCCGCTGCTGATTCGACCGTTCATAGCGCAAGCGACCAGATCGGAATTGATGGCAATTATGTGCGGCGGCTTTGCCACCGTCGCCGGAGGTGTATTGGCGGGGTATATTGCCATGGGCATTCCGGCGTCACATTTGTTGGCCGCGAGTGTGATGTCCGCGCCCGCCGCCTTGATGATGGGGAAAATTATCCTGCCCGAAAAAGAAGAATCCGTCACCAAGGGTCACGTGAAGGTGCCCCCCGGAAAAGTTGCTGGCGATGTGATCGAAGCTGCCGCCGTCGGCGCTGCCGATGGGGTAAAACTCGCGGTGAATGTGGCTGGCATGTTGCTCGCCTTCATCGCGCTCATTGCGGTCGTGAATGCCGGCATGGGCGTCATTCACGAGGCCTTGTTGAGCTGGTTCGGCTTTGCTTATTTTCCGCAAGATTTGCGCACGCTTTTCGGCTGGATTTTTTCGCCCCTTGCCTGGCTCATGGGCGTGCCGTGGAAAGACTGCCTCGAGTTCGGCAATCTGCTCGGCACCAAAATTTCCATTAATGAATTCGTGGCCTACGTGCAGCTTGGCGATTTGATCAAAAGCGGCGGCATGAGCGAGCGCGCCGAGATCATCGCCACCTACGCGTTGTGTGGATTCGCCAACTTCTCTTCCATTGCCATCCAAATCGGCGGCATCGGTGGCATGGCCCCGGAACGCCGCAGCGACCTGGCCAAGCTCGGCCTGCGCGCCATGTTCGGCGGCGCGCTGGCGAGCTGGATGACGGCGACGGTGGCGGGGATGCTTATTGGATGA
- a CDS encoding tetratricopeptide repeat protein → MLARARISDYIIGLLFAAQVGLAQTPETKEAFEAFAAGDYRAALKLYTETFNANPTDTAAIFYQGLCYFNLGDYESSDRVLHTASFSRPFRARAYYFMAKAEEAGGAIASALNEVRLALKADSTFAPARKLLAQLLCANKQFEAAIKAIDSTATADVITSVGNCLLANARCADAAQLAERKLASDSTNFAAQLLLADAYFCETQYEHAAAIYQRLSYRAASYPRILRRLGSCYMNARRSRNDLALSYLKVYLAATGDSSVSVLSDIGRAFQSTSRFDSAAVYFAAAVRQDTALASSHFNLGLAYYQLKKYREAESAMLHAVRLSKTNLDFSSRQHYMLGAARMSQNKNKSAIQAYRKAIELNAGCHDCYYFLGTVYQTLNDYPKAATWFRSFLQRTADSKDARFDEMRKYARQFLQNLDQAKK, encoded by the coding sequence ATGCTTGCGCGAGCCAGAATTTCTGATTATATTATCGGACTTTTATTTGCGGCGCAAGTTGGCCTGGCGCAAACGCCCGAAACCAAAGAAGCTTTCGAGGCTTTTGCCGCCGGCGATTATCGCGCCGCGTTGAAGCTGTACACCGAGACGTTCAACGCCAATCCAACTGACACGGCGGCGATTTTTTATCAAGGCTTGTGCTACTTCAATCTGGGCGATTATGAAAGCAGTGATCGCGTTTTGCACACCGCCTCTTTCAGCCGGCCGTTCCGCGCGCGTGCTTACTATTTTATGGCTAAGGCAGAGGAAGCCGGCGGCGCGATCGCTTCGGCTCTCAACGAGGTACGGCTGGCGTTAAAAGCCGACTCAACTTTTGCGCCGGCGCGCAAGCTGTTGGCGCAGTTGCTGTGCGCCAATAAACAGTTTGAAGCCGCAATCAAGGCCATTGACTCGACCGCGACTGCCGATGTGATCACCTCCGTCGGCAATTGCCTTTTAGCCAACGCACGTTGCGCCGATGCCGCGCAATTGGCCGAACGCAAGCTGGCCTCTGATTCAACTAATTTTGCGGCGCAGTTGCTGCTGGCTGATGCCTATTTTTGCGAGACTCAATATGAGCACGCCGCGGCAATTTACCAGCGCCTCTCCTATCGCGCGGCAAGCTATCCGCGCATCTTGCGGCGATTGGGCTCCTGTTACATGAACGCACGCCGCAGCCGCAACGATCTGGCGCTGAGTTATTTGAAAGTTTATCTGGCTGCAACGGGTGACTCGAGCGTGAGCGTGCTCTCCGATATCGGCCGCGCCTTTCAGAGCACGTCGCGTTTCGACTCTGCCGCCGTTTACTTTGCGGCGGCGGTGCGGCAGGATACGGCGCTGGCGAGCAGCCATTTCAATCTCGGCTTGGCCTATTATCAGTTGAAAAAATACCGCGAGGCCGAAAGCGCCATGCTGCATGCCGTCAGGCTTTCCAAAACGAATCTCGATTTCAGCAGCCGGCAGCATTACATGCTCGGCGCGGCGCGCATGAGCCAAAACAAAAACAAGTCCGCCATTCAGGCCTATCGCAAAGCCATCGAGCTGAATGCCGGCTGTCACGATTGTTATTATTTTCTCGGCACGGTTTATCAAACGCTGAATGATTATCCCAAAGCGGCAACCTGGTTTCGCAGTTTTTTGCAGCGCACGGCCGATTCAAAAGACGCGCGTTTTGACGAGATGCGAAAGTATGCCCGGCAATTTTTGCAGAATTTAGATCAGGCTAAAAAGTAG
- a CDS encoding GNAT family N-acetyltransferase, producing MEVQCALELIDVYLNNADQKDYILACAVDESDQPAGYVCYGPTPLTAGTYDLYWIAADPEWHGRGIGSLLMEYVERQVSEAAPSATRARLLIIETSSLPRYEAARRLYSRHHYHEVARIPDFYADGDDRIIYAKRFHGKR from the coding sequence ATGGAAGTGCAGTGCGCGTTGGAGCTGATTGATGTTTATCTCAACAACGCGGACCAAAAAGATTACATACTCGCCTGCGCGGTTGATGAATCGGATCAGCCGGCCGGGTACGTTTGCTACGGCCCGACGCCGCTGACCGCCGGCACGTATGATCTTTATTGGATCGCCGCCGATCCGGAGTGGCATGGACGCGGCATCGGCAGCTTGCTGATGGAATATGTCGAGCGCCAAGTCAGCGAAGCCGCACCTTCTGCCACACGCGCGCGTTTGCTGATTATCGAGACCTCGTCTTTGCCGAGATATGAAGCCGCGCGCCGTTTATATTCCCGCCATCACTATCACGAAGTCGCTCGCATTCCGGATTTTTATGCCGATGGAGATGATCGCATCATCTACGCCAAGCGTTTCCATGGAAAACGCTGA
- a CDS encoding ATP-grasp domain-containing protein produces the protein MSEKILIAYNVPKREQRGRDIDFLSEAGVMDEVNAVREALLECGYAVGIAGVQRSAPMFLDRVMRFRPKAIFNLVEGWQGDNQYEMHFACTYELLGVPYTGAPPLALATAVNKWHTKTLLKQAKLPTPNGMICSEVPGRCSLRYPVIVKPVHEDASLGVDFDAVVSNLAELRRRVAWVVQTYHQPAIVEEYIEGRELNVAVVGDEIPLALPISEITFDIPAHLPKICTYNAKWLAGSEDYQWTAGAQCPARLDEALTRQIQSLAVSAFHVMGCRDYGRVDFRLSPDNQPYILEVNPNPDISPDAGLARSARASGRTYTQLIGEVIHFALQRGTHDSYGHSHPAFAPRRPTEHRTHFAADASLSRNGSAVRVGAD, from the coding sequence ATGTCGGAAAAAATCCTTATTGCTTATAACGTTCCGAAACGCGAACAGCGCGGGCGCGATATTGATTTTTTGTCGGAAGCCGGCGTGATGGATGAAGTAAACGCCGTGCGCGAAGCGCTGTTGGAATGTGGCTACGCCGTTGGCATTGCCGGCGTTCAGCGCTCAGCGCCGATGTTCCTGGATCGCGTCATGCGCTTCCGCCCGAAAGCCATTTTTAATCTCGTCGAAGGCTGGCAGGGCGACAATCAATATGAGATGCACTTTGCGTGTACCTATGAATTACTCGGCGTTCCCTATACCGGCGCGCCGCCCTTGGCGCTGGCAACCGCGGTGAATAAATGGCACACAAAAACGCTGCTGAAACAGGCGAAATTGCCGACGCCGAACGGCATGATTTGCAGTGAAGTGCCGGGCCGCTGTTCGCTGCGCTATCCGGTTATCGTCAAACCTGTGCATGAAGATGCCAGTCTCGGCGTGGATTTCGACGCGGTGGTGAGCAATCTCGCCGAGTTGCGCCGGCGCGTCGCCTGGGTGGTGCAAACCTATCATCAACCCGCCATTGTTGAAGAGTATATCGAAGGCCGTGAATTGAACGTTGCCGTGGTGGGCGATGAAATTCCATTGGCGCTGCCGATCTCTGAAATTACCTTCGACATTCCGGCGCATTTGCCGAAGATTTGCACCTATAACGCAAAATGGCTGGCCGGCAGTGAAGATTATCAGTGGACCGCAGGCGCGCAATGTCCGGCGCGGCTCGACGAGGCGCTGACCCGGCAGATTCAAAGCCTTGCGGTCTCGGCGTTTCATGTGATGGGCTGCCGCGATTACGGCCGCGTCGATTTTCGTTTATCGCCCGACAATCAGCCGTATATTTTGGAAGTGAACCCCAATCCGGATATTTCGCCGGATGCAGGACTGGCGCGTTCGGCCCGCGCCTCGGGCCGCACTTACACCCAACTCATCGGTGAAGTGATTCATTTCGCTTTGCAGCGAGGCACACATGACTCCTACGGGCATAGCCATCCGGCCTTTGCGCCGCGACGACCGACCGAGCATCGAACGCATTTTGCGGCAGACGCAAGTCTTTCTCGAAATGGAAGTGCAGTGCGCGTTGGAGCTGATTGA
- a CDS encoding ATP-grasp domain-containing protein, whose product MRVGFTYNVRHSTPLTEDGEDVPLDEQAEWDDPATVQAIIDTFGKYHEVVPIEADLNAYEKLRRSRPDIVFNIAEGRFGASREAQIPAMLEMLRIPYTGSDPLTLGICLDKARAKEILAYHRVPTAKFSVIQSWPLNGQLRHIDYPMFVKPLFEGSSKGIWNDSLVQNRKELKAAVEKMWGTYRQPALVEEYLPGREFTVALLGNGSRLRVLPIVEINFTGLPEGVNKFYSYEAKWIWDTRATPLDIFRCPADLDDTLKDKIEKICRRAFTVLNCRDLCRIDVRLDETGEPCIIELNPLPGLIPDPIDHSCFPKACYAAGMTYDDILLTILDEACRRQHLTPAKGKLHIAPGNWQQEVLA is encoded by the coding sequence ATGCGAGTAGGTTTCACCTACAACGTTAGACATTCGACCCCTTTGACGGAGGACGGCGAAGACGTCCCACTGGACGAACAGGCTGAATGGGATGATCCCGCCACCGTGCAGGCGATCATCGACACATTCGGCAAATATCACGAGGTCGTTCCCATCGAAGCCGACCTCAATGCTTACGAGAAATTGCGGCGTTCGCGCCCGGATATCGTTTTCAATATCGCCGAAGGCCGTTTCGGCGCTTCGCGCGAGGCGCAGATTCCCGCCATGCTCGAAATGCTGCGCATCCCCTACACCGGTTCCGACCCCTTGACGCTGGGGATTTGTCTCGATAAGGCCCGTGCCAAAGAAATTCTCGCCTATCATCGTGTTCCCACCGCAAAATTTTCGGTGATTCAATCGTGGCCGCTCAACGGACAGCTTCGGCACATCGATTATCCGATGTTTGTGAAGCCGCTGTTCGAGGGCTCCAGCAAGGGCATTTGGAATGATTCCCTCGTGCAAAATCGCAAAGAACTGAAAGCGGCCGTCGAAAAAATGTGGGGCACCTACCGACAGCCGGCGCTGGTGGAAGAATACTTGCCCGGCCGTGAATTTACTGTCGCGCTGCTCGGCAATGGCTCGAGGCTGCGTGTGTTGCCCATCGTCGAAATCAATTTCACCGGTTTGCCCGAGGGCGTCAACAAATTTTACTCCTACGAAGCGAAATGGATTTGGGACACGCGTGCCACACCGCTGGATATTTTTCGTTGTCCCGCCGATCTTGACGACACGCTGAAGGACAAAATCGAAAAAATTTGCAGGCGCGCCTTCACCGTTTTGAATTGCCGCGATCTGTGCCGCATCGACGTTCGCCTGGACGAAACCGGTGAGCCGTGCATCATCGAGTTGAACCCCCTGCCCGGCCTGATTCCTGATCCCATCGATCATTCCTGCTTTCCCAAAGCCTGTTACGCCGCCGGCATGACGTATGACGACATTTTGCTGACGATTCTCGACGAGGCCTGCCGGCGCCAGCATCTTACACCGGCAAAAGGCAAACTGCACATTGCACCTGGAAACTGGCAACAGGAGGTGCTGGCATAA